One Hydractinia symbiolongicarpus strain clone_291-10 chromosome 7, HSymV2.1, whole genome shotgun sequence genomic window, AGTTCCTGAATTAGCTCTCCGAAGCTTCCCGCGCTTAGAAACAAATAGTTATTGCTCGTCTTTCTTCTAAAACATTGGACGTCACTTTTTATACCTACTTTTAAGTATCTAAAGCGGTCCAACTATGGTGTGGTTTATGTCTGATTTTTGACCGGATGTTTCTGTGACCCACCTAAgtgtacaataaaaaaattaccagtACTATAAAAATTTGCATTTCACAAAGCGAGTACAATCATGACAACAAATTGAGGAAATAATCAGGTTGAATGACAAACAATACTTTGAACTTACCTAAATCTTCATTCCAGGCCCGTAGTAACCGGTTGTGAGACAGTAATTTACCACGCAaccaataatttattttttatctgcCTTAACAATCACAATTTCCTTATAActtgacaaaaaataacaaaatgaagcTAATATTTGGAAAGTTACTTTATCGTCAACAATACTTTCatgatatttaaaaaacagcatGCTCATTTTAACGCAAAACCCCCTTCAATTCCTAATTTTAAGCTTATGTATATGTCGCTAAAGTCACAACTCGTTCAAAACGTACTTGAAATACTAATATGACTTTTTCTTCTCAGGAGATCGCAAGAGTGAGTACAGTCAATACATGAAAGAAAACTTCCCTACATACTCATATCAAGATCTGGCGCCTAAGCTTACTGGAAAACACTTTAACCCTGATGACATCGCATCATTAGTTGAGGATTCTGGCGCCAAGTAAGTTTCCTTAAACTAAATTATAGGATAAAGCTTGAAGCTCAATACATacaactagtcggtggcccgttgataaatccacaggttcgcctgtCTTCTTATAACGCATTTCATATGTCTCGCTGTTGCAGTTACTATTTTGCGCAGAAACAATTAGATGACGGTTTTAATTATAGAAACTAGTCGTTGGTCCATAAATAAATCCACGGAATCACCCGTCGTTTATTTactgcatttcgtgtgtctcgctacttgcgataCCATTTTGCGCAGAAAGAGACAGAATATGGCTGTTATGATAGTCAGAATATCTCTTGATCAATACTACACTTTATCAATTGAGTAAAACAGAGAGAGAAAGGAAAGGAGCAACAAGTTTTATTTTTgggttaaaacaaaaatatcattgATGTTTACATGGTTTCGTGCAAAATGAAACTTAAGTTTTCGCATTGACGTATGTGAAGACGACCAACCTGAGATAATTCCATTGCGCATGTATACGAAACTGCTGCGCATGCGCACAAAGTTGTTGTGCATTTATGTTTGCAAGACCCTAGAATGTAAAAAAGACGTAATTTTATAGCGGTTTAAAACCTCATCGGGTAAATCTCATTTTGGGTACACGTAAAGGCTACGTAAGGCAGACGATTGTCTTAAGAGTAAGGGGACATTGTTCTAACGTTGTGACGAAAAAATTTCGTTTAGATAAACACAGTCGTTAAGCAAAATTCTTAAATATATCTCACTCACAATTGCAGGCATCTATAAGGAACAGTTTAGCCTTTTCCCGCGTTTCaggtattttgtttttacaagtAAGCACCATGAAGGGTTTACACATTGGAAGTCAGAAGAATCGTGGAATTGGAACTCTGTTGATATTGGTCCCAAACGTGATATAATCGGTAGGTTGCTggtaaaaaatagataaatttgtCCTGTTCCTTTGAGCAGCCCGTATTAGCACTGTTATGAATTGATAAAAAAGTTCAAAAGGAAAATACGACATATCCTTTGAgatttttttttcctattttttatttacgtgACTTTTCAGCCTTAACTAAATCACAAATAATTCAGATTaagaaaaacacaagttttaatattttttcaacacctgttgttaaaagaaaattctttttttcagttAGATGAAAGACTCTTTTTTTCAGTTTAACTATCATTACCTTAGACCTTCAAATAAAAAGCTTGGTTTACCATTACTCATCATTAACCTTAAGGATGTCATCTGCAAATTTTCTGACCTGTGTAgctcaatttttttcttgaagtgaGCTAAATTGCTCAGAGGGAATCATTCGAACATTCTCGAAATGATATTATGCCAAATCATTTTACACcatcatttttacatttttttggtgTGTTTCAGATGAATTAAAAGGTGCATTTGCGCAAACTAACGTGACTTTTGGGTTGTACTTTTCGTTGTATGAATGGTTTAATCCTTGGTATAAGAAAGACAAGAAAAACGAGTTTACAACTCAAGAATTTGTAGAGGTATGTTAAGAATACAATTATAATAGCCGCATTGATCTTGCATATCACCACATCTAGCACCTATTGAAGTTCTTTGAAACATTAAACTATTTCTCTTCCCAGCGATACAGGAGCTAATATTATTTATTCTATTAACCTTATTTATACTTAAACAGATTTGCAccaagttttataaaaaatattaacaagaaTTTAAACTTATCTCTGTCGTCATTGTTGTGACCAATTTTCTCATAGCATCGTTGCATCTAGGTTTTTCATTTTGAGATtatatcagtttaattgggaaaGTCACATGTatcttgttttatatattttttttaaagttttaatttatctttaggTTCTTTCTTTTCTGCAAACTAGATTCTCAATTTACGCTTTTTGCTTAGAAAAAAATTCGACATCAATTGCGTGATATTGTGGAGAAGTATAAACCTTTATATATATGGTCGGATGGTGATTGGGAAGCGCAGTCGGAATATTGGAATAGTACCAACTTTTTAGCATGGCTGTACAACGAGAGGTAAATCATAATCAATTGCGTACGCAAGTCTATTAGATAAGATTTAAAATCTAATTCCATGAGTATTAGCATTTAAGTTGATCTGTTTACCCTTCTATTAAAACCTAAAATGCATTTTTGCACTACAAGCATTGCGAGTTACATCTCTAtgttagaaaaataataataataaaaccgATTGTAGATCATGGTTTTCGTCACCATGTTGTAAACACGACGCATTTGAATCGCTTATTACTTCCTATTTATGACACGTCTCAGTTTGCAAAAAGCTTATAAGCTGTTTTATTAGCGCGTGCGCACTCGAGCAAATCTCTAATTTTGCTATAGTGCGAAGGTGGTAATGAGAAAACTCGTAAGCTGTTTGCGCTGTAGCAAAAAACAGTCGAATAAAAACAACCCTatacacatgaaaaaaaaaatgttttaagaaaatcaataaatatgaGTGAAATGCTACTCCATATGTTGTCGCTCTTATCCAGCAGAATTGGAATCCTGGTCGTTATTAGCCATTTTTCACAATGACTAAACAAAATAACCTTATTTTTCTGTTGTGTTTGTTAGTAAgtatttatatttatgttttttatatttatgttttttatatttatacatttatatttatatttagtcCTGTCAAAGATGACATAGTGGTGAATGATAGATGGGGAAAAGATGCCAATTGTGTTCATGGAGACGTTAAAACATGCAAGGACAGATATAACCCAGGTATCATGTTTAACCTTTCCCGCTTTGTTTTATGTAACATGAAACGAGGGGTAGTTGTtcatttttaagcattttgatACCAATGTTGatgacaatatatatataacacatACCTTATTGACTATagattaaatgtttaaatatttaaactatTAATTTTATAccaattttattataaaagtgaTACCTCATATGTAAAAGAAATAATCGGGCAAAAAATAATTAGCACCTTTAATTGGGAAAAATTTAATaggataataataattataggaTAATAGGGTAACTGtccaaattattaatttttgccAAATTTCACATAATTGGCTAAAACATCAAATAACAGTGGCGTTTaatttagagaaaaaaaaattgtttattgtcTTCTTAAGGTATTTCTGTTCATTTTTAGGCAAGAAGTTACCATTTAAATGGGAAAATGCAATGACAATCGACAGAGAAAGTTGGGGATATCGTAGCGAAGCTACCTTAAGTGCATACATATCATCTGCTAAATTAATTGAAACTCTTATAGAGACGGTCAGGTAGGGTGTGTCTATTTCCTTTAAATAAATCTACCCTCCTATGACTGTTGTTTTAATGTGCAAAGATAAATTAATGTAACCAAGTTTAGTTCAGTGACAACATTTGTAgtgaacaaaaataatttaacgacAACTTATTTTTAcccatttgttgttgttgttgttgttgttgttgttgttgatagcttttttgttaattttgcttattcttttttataatgCGTTAAGTACTAGAACGCCTTAATAAAAATGATATACaaactttaaatattttcaatttaccAATAAATTCATTATGTAAAAGGGACATCTAATAAATTTCTTTGTACTTGCTTTCCATTCTATAAACAAGTattttcaacaacaaaaatttagcTGGTAAAAAGtactaattaaatttttaagcaagtgactaatattttcaCCGACCGAAATTTTGTCAccgttaaattattatttagtcGTATACAAACCTTTATGCCTGGTCTTAATCTCATGCAAACGTCAAACTACCTGTAACAATTTTGTTCGCATCGTGCTTTTGAAATCCTTAACAGGCGTTAGT contains:
- the LOC130649328 gene encoding tissue alpha-L-fucosidase-like, translating into MVNKRVLHTLICFSCLILKANSQLPLWDNLVDSDVVQVVKDELTSRTVVEKPFEPTWESLDKRTLPSWYEDAKFGIFMHWGVYSVPAFKSEWFWWHWKGDRKSEYSQYMKENFPTYSYQDLAPKLTGKHFNPDDIASLVEDSGAKYFVFTSKHHEGFTHWKSEESWNWNSVDIGPKRDIIDELKGAFAQTNVTFGLYFSLYEWFNPWYKKDKKNEFTTQEFVEKKIRHQLRDIVEKYKPLYIWSDGDWEAQSEYWNSTNFLAWLYNESPVKDDIVVNDRWGKDANCVHGDVKTCKDRYNPGKKLPFKWENAMTIDRESWGYRSEATLSAYISSAKLIETLIETVSCGGNLLMNIGPTADGRIIPIYEERLRDMGKWLKINGEAIYGTRPWRIQKDPTGWKVWYTTKFNRVYAHMCRWPKNRYLRIRSPIATTITKVKLLGYDGDVKWEKQNPGLKIDLHQIPAGELPSNKAWVFVLENVK